One window of the Eucalyptus grandis isolate ANBG69807.140 chromosome 6, ASM1654582v1, whole genome shotgun sequence genome contains the following:
- the LOC104450459 gene encoding probable eukaryotic translation initiation factor 5-1 → MALQNIGASNRDDAFYRYKMPKMITKIEGRGNGIKTNVVNMVEIAKALGRPASYTTKYFGCELGAQSKFDEKTGISLVNGAHDTAKLAGLLENFIKKYVQCYGCGNPETEIIITKTQMITLKCAACGFLSDVDMRDKLTTFILKNPPEQKKSSKDKKAMRRAEKERLKEGEAADEEQKKLKKEAAKKKASATSKDASKGASTKKKNLSDEEHSPPGSQADENDHHAVADDDDDDDVQWQTDTSLEAARQRIQEQLSAATADMVMLSTNEEKSKSTKKLPEEAAKSETKVNGNGNGTVTAETEDSLVDEIKEFLKKGSSSSQLKSFLKSLSGTPKEIMDALFEALFDGVGKGFAKEVTKKKSYLVAATEEDGSQMVLLQAIESFCGKAGQEVTKEVALVLKFLYDNDVLEEEFIMEWYQKGLAGGNKASPIWKNVKPFIEWLQNAESESEEE, encoded by the coding sequence ATGGCCCTCCAAAACATTGGTGCTTCCAACCGTGATGATGCCTTCTACAGGTATAAGATGCCAAAAATGATAACAAAGATAGAGGGTAGAGGCAATGGAATCAAGACTAATGTGGTCAACATGGTTGAGATTGCAAAGGCACTGGGGAGACCTGCTTCTTACACCACGAAGTATTTCGGTTGTGAGCTTGGCGCTCAATCAAAGTTTGATGAGAAGACGGGAATTTCACTTGTTAATGGAGCCCACGACACTGCAAAGCTCGCCGGCTTACTGGAGAACTTTATTAAGAAGTATGTTCAGTGCTATGGTTGTGGAAATCCTGAGACTGAGATTATCATTACCAAGACCCAGATGATCACACTGAAATGTGCTGCATGTGGATTTTTGTCGGATGTTGATATGAGGGACAAGCTGACAAcgtttatattgaaaaatccacCTGAGCAAAAGAAGTCATCAAAAGATAAGAAGGCTATGAGGAGGGCTGAGAAAGAGAGGCTCAAAGAGGGGGAGGCAGCAGATGAGgagcaaaagaaattgaaaaaggagGCGGCGAAGAAAAAGGCTTCTGCAACTTCCAAGGATGCTTCAAAAGGTGCATCGACTAAGAAGAAGAACCTGTCtgatgaggagcactctccaccagGCAGCCAGGCTGATGAGAATGATCATCATGCTGTcgctgatgatgatgacgacgatgatGTGCAGTGGCAAACAGACACATCATTAGAGGCGGCCCGGCAGCGCATCCAGGAGCAGCTGAGTGCAGCTACTGCTGACATGGTCATGCTTTCCACCAATGAGGagaaatcaaagtcaacaaaGAAGCTGCCAGAAGAAGCAGCAAAATCAGAAACCAAAGTTAATGGCAATGGCAATGGCACTGTAACTGCTGAGACCGAGGATAGTCTTGTTGACGAGATTAAGGAATTCCTGAAAAAGGGCTCCTCATCTAGCCAGCTAAAATCATTCTTGAAATCTCTCTCTGGGACCCCGAAAGAAATCATGGATGCTTTATTTGAGGCTCTCTTTGATGGTGTTGGGAAGGGGTTTGCAAAGGAAGTCACCAAAAAGAAGAGTTATCTGGTGGCTGCCACTGAGGAGGATGGATCGCAGATGGTACTGCTGCAGGCTATCGAGTCTTTCTGTGGAAAGGCAGGTCAGGAGGTCACGAAGGAGGTAGCGCTGGTTCTGAAGTTCCTGTATGACAATGATGTGCTTGAGGAGGAGTTCATAATGGAGTGGTATCAGAAGGGTCTGGCTGGTGGAAACAAAGCTTCCCCAATTTGGAAGAATGTTAAACCGTTCATTGAGTGGCTTCAGAATGCTGAGTCCGAGTCCGAAGAAGAGTGA
- the LOC120294914 gene encoding uncharacterized protein LOC120294914, which yields MEESPSSSSFSFSTTPLHPLSYWDCLQLFLLRPALAISFVFSFILLGWVLAWKLVLVHVPLVQEIFGLRKKTVKPKPPTRHRLSKFYSSMDRDPQRSDSKKPN from the exons ATGGAAGAAtcgccatcttcttcttctttttccttctcgaCGACCCCGCTGCATCCTCTTTCGTACTGGGATTGTCTCCAACTGTTTCTTCTCCGTCCGGCTCTCGCCATCTCCTTCGTCTTCTCCTTCATTCTTCTCG GATGGGTTTTGGCGTGGAAGCTAGTTCTGGTTCACGTCCCTCTGGTTCAGGAGATCTTCGGCCTCCGGAAGAAGACCGTCAAGCCGAAACCTCCGACCCGCCATCGGCTTTCGAAGTTCTACAGTAGCATGGATCGAGATCCCCAACGATCCGACTCTAAAAAGCCGAATTGA